In a single window of the Sorangium aterium genome:
- a CDS encoding serine/threonine-protein kinase encodes MAFRPPTPGLLVDNKYRLAERIGGGGMGDVFRAEHVLAGRAVAIKFLHPELADNSELSHRFFQEAQAVNRIRHPNIVDVIDAGVGELGPYIVMEHLDGESLGMALARFGRLDMEAAVGVAIPVLEALDAAHRAGIIHRDLKPENIFIAFDPSRGSAVVRLLDFGIAKVLDSDGPSPRTRTGVVFGTPDYLSPEQATGESPLDGRSDLFSVGVLLYEVLTGTRPFRAPTAVATAFRVVHAEVPTLASAGVTVDPRLEAIVQRLLQKDPAKRFQTAGDVVRELERVAPDPPRRTTALGRLINVQRRMALSLGNAPENERDRLSSSRDRSRPGFDVNPPPMRISPSIVPGGRVTEAPPGMRPSSEPAKPAPGVTLSNALRSRGSEPTMLSQRGESLPTVRSADLGLRAEPTVRSA; translated from the coding sequence ATGGCGTTTCGACCCCCGACCCCCGGCCTCCTCGTCGACAACAAGTACCGCCTCGCGGAGCGCATCGGCGGGGGCGGCATGGGGGACGTGTTCCGGGCGGAGCACGTGCTCGCAGGTCGCGCCGTTGCGATCAAATTCCTCCACCCTGAGCTGGCGGACAACTCGGAGCTCTCCCACCGGTTCTTCCAGGAAGCGCAGGCGGTCAATCGGATCCGCCACCCGAACATCGTCGACGTGATCGACGCCGGCGTCGGCGAGCTCGGTCCGTACATCGTGATGGAGCACCTCGACGGCGAGTCGCTCGGCATGGCGCTCGCGCGCTTCGGTCGCCTCGACATGGAGGCCGCCGTCGGCGTCGCGATCCCGGTGCTCGAGGCGCTCGACGCCGCGCACCGCGCGGGGATCATCCACCGCGATCTCAAGCCCGAGAACATCTTCATCGCCTTCGATCCGAGCCGCGGCTCGGCCGTCGTCCGCCTGCTCGACTTCGGCATCGCCAAGGTGCTCGACTCCGACGGTCCCTCGCCGCGGACGCGCACGGGCGTCGTGTTCGGGACGCCCGACTATCTCTCGCCCGAGCAGGCCACGGGGGAGTCGCCGCTCGACGGTCGGAGCGATCTCTTCTCGGTGGGCGTGCTGCTCTACGAGGTGCTCACGGGCACGCGGCCGTTCCGCGCGCCGACCGCCGTGGCGACGGCGTTCCGCGTCGTGCACGCCGAGGTGCCCACGCTCGCCTCGGCGGGCGTGACCGTCGACCCGCGGCTCGAGGCGATCGTGCAGCGGCTCTTGCAAAAGGATCCCGCGAAGCGGTTCCAGACGGCCGGCGACGTCGTCCGCGAGCTCGAGCGCGTCGCGCCTGATCCGCCCCGAAGGACGACGGCGCTCGGCAGGCTGATCAACGTGCAGCGGCGGATGGCCCTGAGCCTGGGGAACGCCCCGGAGAACGAGCGCGATCGCCTCTCGTCCTCGCGCGATCGATCGCGCCCGGGGTTCGACGTGAACCCCCCGCCGATGCGCATCTCGCCGTCGATCGTGCCGGGCGGGCGCGTCACCGAGGCGCCGCCCGGGATGCGGCCGTCCTCCGAGCCAGCGAAGCCCGCGCCCGGCGTGACGCTCTCGAACGCGCTGCGAAGCCGCGGCTCGGAGCCCACGATGCTCTCGCAGCGCGGCGAGTCGCTGCCCACGGTGCGCAGCGCCGATCTCGGCCTCCGGGCCGAGCCGACCGTCCGCAGCGCGG
- a CDS encoding helix-turn-helix domain-containing protein, translating into MRAAAQVIGSTRETVTLTLGAFRKEGVLDAAGRRLIVKDREALARKR; encoded by the coding sequence GTGCGTGCTGCGGCCCAGGTGATCGGGTCGACGCGCGAGACGGTGACGCTGACGCTCGGGGCGTTCCGGAAGGAGGGCGTGCTCGACGCGGCGGGGCGGCGGCTCATCGTGAAGGACCGCGAGGCGCTCGCCCGGAAGCGCTAG
- a CDS encoding sigma-70 family RNA polymerase sigma factor, which translates to MAPRLAALIDVAPDDARRALHALSEPEAMSAVLPGMRVHPALGSDCARVRRVVAALQEDQRTVLELAYFEGLSLVEIGERLAVPVGTVKSRLSRALDKLRTTLQEQPRAAAG; encoded by the coding sequence ATGGCGCCGCGCCTCGCCGCCCTCATCGACGTCGCGCCGGACGACGCCCGGCGCGCCCTCCACGCGCTGTCCGAGCCGGAGGCGATGAGCGCCGTGCTCCCGGGCATGCGCGTCCACCCGGCGCTCGGCTCCGACTGCGCCCGCGTGAGGCGCGTCGTGGCCGCGCTCCAGGAGGACCAGCGCACGGTGCTCGAGCTCGCCTATTTCGAGGGGCTCTCCCTCGTGGAGATCGGCGAGCGCCTCGCGGTGCCGGTGGGCACCGTCAAATCCCGCCTCTCGCGCGCGCTGGACAAGCTGCGCACCACGCTCCAGGAGCAGCCGCGCGCCGCGGCAGGCTGA
- a CDS encoding dihydroneopterin aldolase: MESVIQTYRIRLDGIRFRAKHGVSRAERDLPQDFVVCLEVELPISLLPRADTRARVFDYDKLASLVVESGTSASYKLLETLAERIIERVLDDTPALLVTVQVKKFGPPTSVSVDAASVELSGRKVG; this comes from the coding sequence ATGGAGTCCGTGATCCAGACGTACCGGATCCGCCTTGACGGCATCCGCTTTCGCGCCAAGCACGGCGTGTCTCGCGCCGAGCGCGACCTGCCCCAGGATTTCGTTGTGTGCCTGGAGGTGGAGCTCCCGATCTCGCTGTTGCCTCGAGCCGACACGCGCGCGCGCGTCTTCGATTACGACAAGCTCGCGAGCCTCGTCGTCGAATCGGGCACGAGCGCGTCGTACAAGCTGCTCGAGACGCTCGCCGAGCGCATCATCGAGCGGGTGCTCGACGACACGCCGGCCCTCCTCGTGACCGTTCAGGTCAAGAAGTTCGGCCCTCCGACGTCGGTGTCGGTGGATGCCGCATCCGTGGAGCTCTCGGGCCGCAAGGTCGGATGA
- a CDS encoding molybdopterin-dependent oxidoreductase, which produces MADDAGRRTRSLIERKQAFAARQAARGKGAFDGLAPMGSGPPNRHGMPRLPIGQREVKSWPVLDLGDTPDISTERWQLEIDGLCEAPRTYSWEEFMELPQTLDVSDFHCVTTWSRLDNHWIGVRFAEIAERARPLADARFVLIEASDIAPGTQTPYTTNLPLDEAMLPDVLLVHSWEGKPLPREHGGPVRMITPQLYSWKGAKWIRRITFSAADQPGFWEIRGYSNTAYPWFDDRYGRR; this is translated from the coding sequence ATGGCGGACGACGCGGGGCGGCGGACGAGGTCGTTGATCGAGCGCAAGCAGGCGTTCGCCGCGCGGCAGGCGGCGCGCGGCAAGGGCGCCTTCGACGGGCTCGCGCCGATGGGCAGCGGGCCGCCGAACCGGCATGGGATGCCGAGGCTGCCGATCGGTCAGCGCGAGGTGAAGAGCTGGCCGGTGCTCGATCTCGGCGATACGCCGGACATCTCGACCGAGCGCTGGCAGCTCGAGATCGACGGGCTCTGCGAGGCGCCGCGGACCTACTCCTGGGAAGAGTTCATGGAGCTGCCGCAGACGCTCGACGTGTCCGACTTCCACTGCGTGACCACCTGGAGCCGCCTGGACAACCACTGGATCGGCGTCCGGTTCGCCGAGATCGCGGAGCGCGCGCGCCCGCTCGCGGACGCGCGCTTCGTGCTGATCGAGGCGAGCGACATCGCGCCCGGCACGCAGACCCCCTACACGACGAACCTGCCGCTCGACGAGGCCATGCTGCCCGACGTCCTGCTCGTCCACTCCTGGGAGGGCAAGCCGCTGCCCCGTGAGCACGGGGGTCCGGTGCGGATGATCACGCCGCAGCTCTACTCCTGGAAGGGCGCGAAGTGGATCCGGCGGATCACGTTCAGCGCGGCGGATCAGCCGGGGTTCTGGGAGATCCGCGGCTACTCGAACACGGCGTACCCGTGGTTCGACGATCGGTACGGCCGCCGCTAG
- a CDS encoding YidH family protein, giving the protein MPGEESVKRTEAYAREHLANERTHLAYVRTAIALLSFGITLNRVSLYFLEAGPPAAPGGPRSLLREVVGVGAGMVVLGMALIAWAATRYLRVARAIDRGEYRPDRTAILIFTAALFLAGAASIAWLFAS; this is encoded by the coding sequence ATGCCTGGCGAGGAGAGCGTGAAGCGCACGGAGGCCTACGCGAGGGAGCACCTGGCCAACGAGCGGACGCACCTCGCCTACGTGCGCACGGCGATCGCGCTGCTCAGCTTCGGCATCACGCTCAACCGGGTCAGCCTCTACTTTCTGGAGGCGGGGCCGCCGGCCGCGCCCGGAGGGCCGCGGTCGTTGCTGCGCGAGGTCGTGGGCGTCGGCGCGGGGATGGTCGTGCTCGGGATGGCGCTCATCGCGTGGGCCGCGACGCGTTACCTGCGCGTCGCGCGCGCCATCGATCGCGGGGAGTACCGCCCTGACCGGACGGCGATCCTGATCTTCACGGCGGCGCTCTTCCTGGCCGGCGCGGCGAGCATCGCCTGGCTGTTCGCCTCGTGA